A single Carassius carassius chromosome 3, fCarCar2.1, whole genome shotgun sequence DNA region contains:
- the LOC132127461 gene encoding equilibrative nucleoside transporter 2-like: MSPREDAPADRGFLVGIIFFILGLGTLLPWNFFMTASMYFNNRLNVSERSNETETTRKEYYFNNWMTLLSQLPLLLFTLLNSFLYQWISEKIRIAGSLVFILILFILTAVLVKIPMEEDRFFSVTMATIWFINSFGAVLQGSLFGLVGLLPQRYSAVFMSGQGLAGTFAALAMIFAIASEADSESAALGYFITPCVGTLVTLFSYMLLPKLEFAIFYLDSKRKSYELETSSHLLPTDAAEDRVKSSGPSNGSVVNGDPNRGESDEEEGVKQAFISLPSGNTSSPQKSSILQVFKQIWVMAFCVTFVFTVTLSVFPAVTVDVKTVYGGKWERYFIPVVCFLFFNLMDFIGRSVTLVSKWPSKDSRLFPLLVVCRVVFVPLLMMCNVQERHIMSVVFSNDVMFAAIMVFFSVSSGYFVCLSMTYAPQLVEPKDGETAGALMAFFLALGLSLGAALSFPLRFLV; this comes from the exons ATGAGCCCGAGAGAAGACGCCCCTGCAGACCG TGGTTTCCTGGTGGGGATCATATTCTTCATCCTTGGCCTGGGAACGCTGTTGCCATGGAACTTCTTCATGACGGCATCTATG TATTTCAACAACAGACTCAACGTGTCTGAACGGAGTAATGAAACAGAAACCACCAGGAAGgagtattattttaataactgGATGACTCTGCTGTCCCAGCTGCCTTTGCTGCTCTTCACTCTGCTCAACTCTTTTCTCTATCAGTG GATCTCGGAGAAGATTAGGATAGCGGGCAGTCTGGtcttcatcctcatcctcttcaTCCTCACTGCTGTGCTGGTGAAGATCCCGATGGAGGAGGACCGCTTTTTCTCCGTCACCATGGCAACCATCTGGTTCATCAATT cgTTCGGCGCTGTGTTACAGGGAAGTCTGTTTGGTTTGGTGGGTTTGTTGCCGCAGAGGTACAGCGCCGTCTTTATGAGCGGACAGGGACTCGCTGGGACATTCGCTGCTCTTGCAATGATCTTCGCCATCGCAA gtgaAGCTGATAGTGAGTCTGCAGCTCTGGGTTATTTCATCACTCCGTGTGTCGGGACCCTCGTCACGCTCTTCAGTTACATGCTGCTGCcaaaactg gagttTGCTATATTTTACCTGGACAGCAAACGCAAGAGTTACGAGCTTGAGACGTCCAGCCATCTGCTGCCTACAG ATGCTGCTGAAGACCGTGTGAAGAGCAGCGGTCCGTCTAATGGCTCGGTGGTGAACGGCGATCCTAATAGAGGTGAAAGCGATGAAGAGGAGGGTGTGAAGCAGGCCTTCATCTCGCTGCCGTCAGGAAACACGTCGTCTCCTCAGAAGAGCTCCATCCTGCAGGTCTTTAAACAG ATCTGGGTTATGGCGTTTTGTGTGACGTTTGTGTTCACAGTTACTCTGTCAGTTTTCCCTGCGGTTACGGTGGATGTGAAAACTGTGTATGGAGGGAAATGGG AACGATACTTCATTCCTGTTGTGTGTTTTCTCTTCTTTAATTTGATGGACTTTATTGGCAGATCGGTCACGTTAGTTTCTAAGTGG CCGTCTAAAGACAGTCGTTTGTTCCCGCTGCTGGTGGTCTGTCGAGTGGTCTTCGTCCCGCTGCTCATGATGTGTAACGTACAGGAGAGACACATCATGTCTGTGGTCTTCTCAAACGACGTCATGTTCGCTGCCATCATGGTGTTTTTCTCTGTGTCCAGCGGATACTTTGTGTGTCTGTCAATGACCTACGCGCCaca ACTCGTGGAGCCTAAAGATGGCGAGACGGCCGGCGCGTTGATGGCGTTTTTTCTGGCTCTGGGTCTGTCTCTGGGAGCTGCGTTGTCGTTCCCTCTGCGTTTTCTGGTCTGA